A genomic window from Macaca mulatta isolate MMU2019108-1 chromosome 19, T2T-MMU8v2.0, whole genome shotgun sequence includes:
- the PDCD5 gene encoding programmed cell death protein 5 isoform X1 has protein sequence MADEELEALRRQRLAELQAKHGDPGDAAQQEAKHREAEMRNSILAQVLDQSARARLSNLALVKPEKTKAVENYLIQMARYGQLSEKVSLDCLEELYLLYQNMASKGQLHLHWITEFLLTLRRNWRE, from the exons ATGGCGGACGAGGAGCTTGAGGCGCTGAGGAGACAGAGGCTGGCCGAGCTGCAGGCCAAGCATGGG gatccTGGCGATGCGGCCCAACAGGAAGCAAAGCACAG GGAAGCAGAAATGAGAAACAGTATCTTAGCCCAAGTTCTGGATCAGTCGGCCCGGGCCAGGT taagtAACTTAGCACTTGTAAAGCCTGAAAAAACTAAAGCAGTGGAGAATTACCTCATACAGATGGCAAGATATGGACAACTGAGTGAGAAGGTAAGCTTAGACTGCCTTGAGGAACTTTACCTGCTTTATCAAAACATGGCTTCAAAAGGTCAGCTGCATCTTCACTGGATTACAGAATTCTTGCTGACTCTTAGAAGAAATTGGAGAGAATAG
- the PDCD5 gene encoding programmed cell death protein 5 (The RefSeq protein has 1 non-frameshifting indel compared to this genomic sequence), with product MADEELEALRRQRLAELQAKHGDPGDAAQQEAKHREAEMRNSILAQVLDQSARARLSNLALVKPEKTKAVENYLIQMARYGQLSEKVSEQGLIEILKKVSQQTEKTTTVKFNRRKVMDSDEDDDY from the exons ATGGCGGACGAGGAGCTTGAGGCGCTGAGGAGACAGAGGCTGGCCGAGCTGCAGGCCAAGCATGGG gatccTGGCGATGCGGCCCAACAGGAAGCAAAGCACAG GGAAGCAGAAATGAGAAACAGTATCTTAGCCCAAGTTCTGGATCAGTCGGCCCGGGCCAGGT taagtAACTTAGCACTTGTAAAGCCTGAAAAAACTAAAGCAGTGGAGAATTACCTCATACAGATGGCAAGATATGGACAACTGAGTGAGAAG GTATCAGAACAAGGTTTAATAGAAATCCTTAAAAAAGTAAGCCAACAAACAGAAAAGACGACAACAGTGAAA TTCAACAGAAGAAAAGTAATGGACTCTGATGAAGATGATTATTGA